One part of the Rutidosis leptorrhynchoides isolate AG116_Rl617_1_P2 chromosome 1, CSIRO_AGI_Rlap_v1, whole genome shotgun sequence genome encodes these proteins:
- the LOC139898698 gene encoding uncharacterized protein, giving the protein MSVFQISEQIVSWECPSIVFPPASMTANVDKPVVVSSRIANTGIVIMKVHIDTGSSVDVMYEQCFGKLPANIQALMKPTAVSLAGFSGESTWPFGQLELQIELVDDRDESLRYQGLLNLYIIRNQSRFNMILGRTALCMFGAIPSTIHGMVKFFANKGIGTLTSAEVEPFCAMNMARESVGVERHSVHSE; this is encoded by the coding sequence ATGTCAGTGTTTCAAATATCTGAACAAATTGTAAGCTGGGAATGTCCTTCTATTGTTTTTCCTCCTGCAAGCATGACCGCGAATGTTGACAAACCGGTAGTGGTTTCAAGCCGCATTGCGAATACTGGCATTGTGATTATGAAGGTGCATattgacactggtagcagtgtagatgTCATGTATGAGCAATGTTTTGGCAAATTGCCTGCaaacattcaagctttgatgaaacctactgcggtttcacttgctggATTTTCAGGAGAGTCAACTTGGCCTTTTGGTCAGTTGGAGTTGCAAATTGAGTTAGTTGATGATCGCGATGAGTCGCTAAGGTACCAAGGATTGTTGAATCTGTATATAATACGAAATCAgtcgcgattcaatatgatacttgggcgcactGCTTTGTGCATGTTTGGCGCAATCCCTTCTACTATACATGGCATGGTTAAATTTTTTGCTAATAAGGGAATTGGCACGCTAACTTCTGCGGAAGTAGAGCCATTTTGTGCTATGAATATGGCAAGAGAAAGTGTGGGTGTGGAGAGGCATTCCGTCCACTCTGAATAG
- the LOC139886553 gene encoding ATP synthase gamma chain, chloroplastic has protein sequence MSCSNLTMLVSSKPSLDSSSSLSFRSFISPVQIPTSNPSSSNYSISKSSTSIHCNLRELRTRIDSVKNTQKITEAMKLVAAAKVRRAQEAVVNARPFSETLVEVLYSINEQLQTEDVDVPLTNVRPVKKVALVVVTGDRGLCGGFNNFILKKAEARIRELKTLGLDYVVISVGKKGNSFFLRRPQYPVDKYLDGSNLPTAKEAQAIADDVFSLFVSEEVDKVELLYTKFVSLVKSNPVIHTLLPLSPKGEICDINGICVDAAEDEFFRLTTKEGKLTVERDIVRSEKIDFSPILQFEQDPVQILDALLPLYLNSQILRALQESLASELAARMTAMGNATDNASELKKNLSRVYNRKRQAKITGEILEIVAGADALV, from the coding sequence ATGTCTTGCTCAAATTTAACAATGTTGGTATCATCAAAACCATCACTGGATTCATCTTCATCACTCTCCTTCAGATCATTCATCTCCCCTGTTCAAATTCCTACTTCAAACCCATCATCCTCAAACTATTCGATATCCAAATCGTCTACTTCGATCCATTGCAACCTTCGTGAGCTTCGTACCCGTATCGATTCAGTGAAGAACACACAAAAGATCACTGAAGCAATGAAACTTGTTGCAGCAGCAAAAGTTAGAAGAGCTCAAGAGGCTGTTGTGAATGCACGACCATTTTCTGAAACATTGGTTGAAGTACTTTATAGCATTAATGAACAACTTCAAACAGAAGATGTTGATGTCCCATTAACAAATGTTAGACCGGTTAAAAAGGTGGCACTTGTGGTTGTCACCGGAGACCGTGGTCTTTGTGGTGGTTTTAACAATTTTATCTTGAAAAAAGCCGAAGCGCGAATCAGGGAACTCAAGACTCTTGGTCTTGATTATGTTGTCATAAGTGTAGGCAAAAAAGGTAATTCATTTTTCCTTAGGAGACCACAATATCCAGTTGATAAGTATCTTGATGGAAGCAATCTTCCGACCGCGAAAGAAGCTCAAGCGATTGCGGATGACGTGTTTTCGTTATTTGTAAGTGAAGAAGTCGATAAAGTTGAACTTTTGTACACAAAGTTTGTGTCTTTAGTCAAATCTAATCCTGTAATTCATACTTTACTCCCATTATCACCTAAAGGAGAGATTTGTGACATAAATGGTATTTGTGTTGATGCTGCTGAAGATGAGTTCTTTAGGTTGACTACTAAAGAAGGAAAGTTGACCGTGGAACGAGATATCGTGAGGAGCGAAAAAATCGACTTTTCACCAATCTTGCAATTTGAACAAGACCCTGTTCAGATTCTTGATGCTTTGTTGCCATTGTATTTGAACAGTCAGATTTTGAGGGCTTTACAGGAGTCATTAGCAAGTGAGTTAGCTGCAAGAATGACTGCTATGGGGAACGCAACCGATAACGCATCGGAGTTGAAGAAGAACTTGTCACGTGTGTACAATCGAAAGCGTCAAGCCAAGATTACAGGAGAGATTTTGGAGATTGTTGCTGGTGCTGATGCATTAGTTTGA
- the LOC139898705 gene encoding uncharacterized protein: MFLKLISTKRSHLFARSLHLGKHFKHPDPEDIVFNSICINLRQRKWKSLDQILSSNLTKSLVNRVVLQFRMSPELVLGFYKRVEEQKKYSPSLECDCMLIHVMINCKRYDDGLVLINKLMQTMGYSHLDVLEGLWNTYDAETTEISCPNVFDTLVRACTLLGDTNCAYEVIMKLMTDREFGVSINAWNNFLGHLIKSNEINCFWKKYEEMISYGYVENVYTMNLVVHALCKEMCLYEAISVFYLMLKRGIYPNVVTFNMIIDGTCKIGDVGLGLKLFRNMEIMSKGFVMPNIVTFNCLINGFCKLGDMKNAESVRDEMSKLGIESNVRTYATLVDGYLREGRCNEAFKLCSDMIDIGLAPNVVVYNSLIHWLFFEGDVTSASTLLSYMIKTNTPFDKFTNSILVKGLSRNGYINEAFRYHKWLVGKNLGDKDGFLENTLLYYLFNSENESTLKVKQVLDYMFHNGVSVDTVTYGTIIDAFCKQGSISNAVRVYDDMIKMGKKPNLQIYNSIIDGLCKNVSVDVAKIMVDELKKLGLVDVITLNSLLNGYCANWKVKEALNLFLQMQENGRLVNRVTYNLFINFLCKFGSIEEAKGLMKMMVAQGVTPDSITYTIILTNARKKSCRPVDVIELHDDLVLNGATPDSQTYDTIVGPLIGAGDCYNVNTTRMYKSH, encoded by the exons ATGTTTCTGAAGCTAATCTCCACCAAAAGAAGTCATCTTTTTGCACGAAGCCTTCATTTGGGTAAGCATTTTAAACACCCGGATCCTGAAGATATTGTCTTTAATTCAATTTGTATCAATTTAAGGCAAAGAAAGTGGAAATCTTTAGACCAAATATTGTCTTCAAATCTCACAAAATCATTAGTAAATCGTGTTGTTTTGCAGTTTCGAATGTCACCGGAGTTAGTTTTAGGGTTTTATAAGAGGGTTGAAGAACAAAAGAAATATTCTCCCTCACTGGAATGTGATTGTATGTTGATACATGTAATGATTAATTGCAAAAGATATGATGATGGACTAGTTTTGATTAATAAGTTGATGCAAACAATGGGTTATTCTCATCTAGATGTTTTAGAAGGATTATGGAATACTTATGATGCTGAAACTACTGAAATTTCGTGCCCTAATGTTTTTGATACATTGGTTAGGGCTTGTACTTTGTTAGGTGACACTAATTGTGCTTATGAAGTGATTATGAAGTTAATGACGGATAGAGAGTTTGGTGTTTCGATTAACGCTTGGAATAACTTTCTGGGTCATCTTATAAAGTCAAATGAGATCAATTGTTTTTGGAAAAAGTATGAAGAAATGATTTCTTATGGTTATGTAGAGAATGTATATACAATGAATTTGGTTGTACATGCCCTTTGTAAAGAAATGTGTTTATATGAAGCGATTAGCGTGTTTTACCTAATGTTAAAAAGAGGAATATATCCCAATGTGGTTACTTTCAACATGATTATTGACGGTACTTGTAAAATTGGTGATGTTGGTTTGGGGTTGAAATTATTTAGGAATATGGAAATTATGTCAAAAGGGTTTGTGATGCCTAATATAGTTACTTTTAATTGTCTTATTAATGGGTTTTGCAAGTTAGGAGATATGAAAAATGCGGAAAGCGTTAGGGATGAAATGTCGAAATTGGGGATCGAATCGAATGTAAGAACGTATGCAACTTTGGTTGATGGGTACTTAAGAGAAGGGAGATGTAATGAAGCATTTAAGTTGTGTTCTGATATGATAGATATTGGTTTAGCTCCTAACGTTGTTGTTTACAATTCGTTAATTCATTGGCTTTTCTTTGAAGGAGATGTTACCAGCGCTTCAACTCTactttcatatatgattaaaacgaATACTCCCTTTGATAAATTCACTAATTCAATATTGGTTAAAGGGCTATCAAGAAATGGGTACATAAACGAAGCTTTTCGTTACCATAAGTGGCTTGTTGGGAAGAATCTTGGAGATAAAGACGGTTTCTTGGAAAATACCCTTTTGTATTATCTATTTAATAGTGAGAATGAATCAACTTTAAAGGTCAAACAAGTCCTAGATTATATGTTTCACAATGGGGTTAGTGTGGATACGGTCACATATGGTACTATAATTGATGCATTTTGTAAACAGGGGAGTATATCAAATGCAGTTCGGGTTTATGATGATATGATCAAGATGGGCAAAAAACCTAATTTACAGATCTATAATTCCATCATAGATGGTTTGTGTAAGAATGTTTCGGTTGATGTAGCCAAGATTATGGTAGACGAGTTAAAAAAGTTGGGTTTGGTAGATGTTATCACTCTAAACAGTTTATTAAACGGTTATTGTGCAAATTGGAAGGTTAAAGAAGCGTTGAATTTGTTTTTGCAAATGCAAGAAAATGGGAGATTAGTGAACAGAGTCACATACAATTTATTCATAAATTTTTTATGCAAATTTGGATCAATTGAAGAAGCAAAGGGACTTATGAAGATGATGGTGGCTCAAGGAGTAACTCCTGATTCGATAACGTATACGATTATTTTGACGAATGCTCGCAAGAAGAGTTGCCGCCCAGTTGACGTGATTGAATTGCATGACGATCTGGTGTTGAACGGAGCAACTCCAGATAGTCAAACATATGACACCATTGTCGGTCCATTGATCGGCGCTGGTGATTGCTATAATGTAAATACAACTAGAATGTACAAAAG tcACTAA